A region from the Candidatus Neomarinimicrobiota bacterium genome encodes:
- a CDS encoding T9SS type A sorting domain-containing protein gives MKQCLIHLLAFATLLLADYPDQQRVIRADSMWSHISSNSNIIYNETGSSLQLAEGTNTGYFTLVPDTIQHPFDRGLPSWNGLIEHENSGFKVSMRFKSGVNWSPWLTVGYWKNYIWPSYGSTSYSGGYIDYDYVKLNDFHTIWQWRVEMKRQATGHPSPAIDKLSFFVSDERTTDNLNYSDILNDDPPAIFYPTTFICQYNVDPEIGGSICSPTSTVFAIRSFDVDVDAYDFAVDNYDDYWNLFGIWPRAVQNATGYHMDGAVTRYRTWSDAYDVLANNGRIVISVGQPLYSGHLMMLAGFNSQGNPIVHDPARQNGYAYVYSKYSLSHSWFDKGGVSYTFFMKDTTQLAVADEFDDFLPNQAVLYQNYPNPFNPNTSIRFNLLEDSNLKLGIYDVQGKLIQTLIQDHFPAGDHRLTWNARDLAAGIYFIRLETGAETIVRRMTLLK, from the coding sequence ATGAAACAATGTTTGATCCATCTACTTGCTTTTGCAACCCTGCTGCTGGCAGATTATCCAGATCAGCAACGGGTTATCCGGGCTGATAGTATGTGGAGCCACATCAGCAGTAATAGTAATATCATCTATAATGAGACGGGTTCCTCCTTGCAGTTGGCCGAAGGCACAAACACCGGATATTTCACCCTGGTTCCTGACACGATCCAGCATCCCTTTGATCGGGGCCTGCCCTCCTGGAATGGTTTAATAGAACATGAGAATAGTGGTTTTAAGGTTTCTATGCGGTTCAAGTCCGGAGTCAATTGGTCCCCCTGGCTAACCGTTGGATATTGGAAGAACTACATCTGGCCGTCCTACGGATCCACCTCCTACTCAGGCGGATATATTGATTATGATTATGTCAAACTGAATGATTTTCATACGATCTGGCAGTGGCGGGTCGAAATGAAGCGTCAGGCCACCGGTCATCCTTCTCCAGCTATTGACAAGTTAAGTTTTTTTGTCAGCGATGAACGAACCACTGACAACTTGAATTACAGTGACATTCTGAATGATGACCCCCCGGCCATCTTTTATCCCACTACTTTTATCTGCCAATACAATGTTGACCCGGAAATCGGTGGTAGTATTTGCTCTCCCACTTCCACGGTTTTTGCCATCCGCAGTTTTGATGTTGATGTTGATGCCTATGATTTCGCAGTTGATAACTATGATGATTACTGGAATCTCTTTGGTATCTGGCCCAGGGCTGTCCAAAACGCCACCGGATATCATATGGATGGTGCCGTAACCCGATATCGTACCTGGAGTGATGCCTATGACGTACTTGCCAACAATGGAAGGATCGTTATCTCTGTAGGACAGCCGCTTTATTCCGGTCATCTGATGATGTTGGCCGGCTTCAACAGCCAGGGCAATCCTATTGTTCACGATCCCGCACGGCAAAACGGCTATGCTTACGTTTATTCCAAATACTCCCTTTCTCATTCCTGGTTTGATAAGGGTGGTGTCAGTTACACGTTTTTTATGAAAGATACGACCCAGCTGGCCGTTGCTGATGAATTTGACGACTTTCTTCCTAACCAGGCTGTGCTGTATCAGAATTATCCCAATCCTTTTAACCCGAATACATCGATTCGTTTCAATCTGCTGGAAGACTCAAACCTTAAGCTAGGCATCTATGATGTTCAGGGCAAACTGATTCAAACCCTGATACAGGACCATTTCCCAGCTGGTGATCATCGTTTGACCTGGAATGCCCGGGATCTGGCGGCAGGCATTTATTTCATACGGCTCGAAACCGGAGCTGAGACAATCGTTCGCCGGATGACTCTTCTAAAATAG
- a CDS encoding RibD family protein: MASSLDGKIGPADADHFVSITSRYDMEHLKSLRDRADGILFGASTFRAWPKVHQGHDSTRKTAHFIMSHNLELDLDVPLFQAVDIPLTIFTDSKTALSQRHFPKHVKLVPTPEGIGQITFIINHLRKQNINALLIEGGGQVLHQFIDAGVLQELYLTLAPTLIGQKEAPGLLGNQTLSHPPKIRLLSSRQVKDEFYLHFKLDYS; the protein is encoded by the coding sequence ATGGCCAGTTCATTGGATGGCAAGATCGGACCGGCTGACGCTGACCATTTTGTTTCCATTACTTCCCGTTACGATATGGAACATTTAAAATCTCTGCGCGATCGGGCCGATGGCATTTTATTTGGAGCCAGCACGTTTAGGGCTTGGCCAAAAGTACATCAGGGTCATGACTCAACGAGAAAAACTGCTCATTTTATTATGAGTCACAATCTTGAGCTTGATCTAGACGTTCCTCTCTTTCAAGCTGTTGATATTCCGCTTACCATCTTCACTGATTCGAAAACGGCTCTTTCACAACGACATTTTCCAAAACACGTTAAGCTTGTTCCAACTCCTGAAGGTATCGGGCAAATCACTTTCATTATTAACCACCTGAGAAAACAGAATATCAACGCATTATTGATCGAGGGTGGCGGACAGGTGCTGCATCAATTCATCGATGCTGGTGTCCTGCAAGAGCTGTATCTGACCCTGGCGCCAACGCTTATTGGTCAAAAAGAGGCTCCTGGTCTTTTGGGAAACCAGACCCTTTCCCATCCACCAAAAATACGGCTTTTAAGCAGTCGGCAGGTCAAGGATGAGTTTTATTTACATTTTAAACTGGATTATTCTTGA